The following are encoded together in the Methanosarcina flavescens genome:
- a CDS encoding TrpB-like pyridoxal phosphate-dependent enzyme, whose translation MEQTKIILDENEMPRQWYNVLSDLSSPIEPPLDPRTWEPISPEALEPIFAKALIKQEMSDERFIDIPEEIHEIYKLWRPSPLYRAHRLEKALKTPAKIYYKYEGVSPAGSHKTNTSIAQAYYNMKEGTERMTTETGAGQWGSALALACNYFELECKVYMVRSSYYQKPYRKSLMTVWGGNVVPSPSPDTEFGRKILEEQPDTPGSLGIAISEAVEDAIAHDDTKYSLGSVLNHVILHQTIIGSESKKQLEKVETYPDIVIGCCGGGSNLAGISLEFIKDRLEGKGNARIIAVEPSACPTLTKGEYRYDYGDTAEMTPLLKMYTLGHKHVPPAIHAGGLRYHGDSPIISKLCAEGLIEAVSYDQYPVFDAGVQFARTEGIVPAPESSHAIRCAIDEALKCKQTGEEKTILFNLSGHGHFDMTSYDKYFNKELS comes from the coding sequence ATGGAACAGACCAAGATAATCCTTGATGAGAATGAGATGCCTAGACAGTGGTATAATGTCCTTTCAGACTTATCTTCTCCTATTGAGCCACCTCTTGATCCCAGAACCTGGGAGCCTATAAGTCCAGAAGCCCTTGAGCCGATCTTTGCAAAAGCCCTTATCAAGCAGGAAATGAGCGATGAAAGGTTTATCGATATCCCTGAGGAGATTCACGAGATCTACAAACTCTGGAGACCCAGCCCCCTTTACAGGGCTCACAGGCTGGAAAAAGCTCTAAAAACCCCTGCAAAAATATACTATAAATATGAAGGGGTGAGTCCTGCCGGCAGCCACAAGACAAATACCTCAATTGCCCAGGCCTATTATAATATGAAAGAGGGAACCGAGAGGATGACAACCGAGACCGGGGCAGGGCAGTGGGGAAGTGCATTAGCTCTTGCCTGTAATTACTTTGAACTCGAGTGCAAAGTGTATATGGTTCGTTCCAGCTATTACCAGAAGCCCTATAGGAAATCCCTGATGACAGTGTGGGGAGGTAATGTTGTGCCCTCACCCAGCCCGGATACGGAATTTGGGAGAAAGATTCTTGAAGAGCAGCCAGATACCCCAGGAAGTCTGGGAATCGCGATCAGTGAAGCCGTAGAAGATGCAATCGCGCACGATGACACAAAATACTCTCTCGGAAGCGTGCTTAACCATGTTATACTTCACCAGACAATAATCGGGTCTGAAAGCAAAAAGCAGCTTGAGAAAGTTGAGACCTATCCTGATATAGTCATAGGCTGCTGCGGAGGAGGAAGTAACCTTGCTGGAATTTCCCTTGAATTTATTAAAGACAGGCTTGAAGGAAAGGGCAATGCAAGAATAATCGCAGTCGAGCCTTCGGCATGTCCTACCCTGACCAAAGGTGAGTACAGGTACGACTACGGAGACACTGCAGAGATGACTCCGCTTCTGAAAATGTATACCCTGGGACATAAGCATGTGCCTCCTGCCATCCATGCAGGCGGTCTCCGCTATCATGGGGACTCCCCAATCATAAGTAAACTCTGCGCTGAAGGGCTTATTGAAGCCGTTTCATACGATCAGTACCCTGTATTTGATGCCGGTGTACAGTTCGCACGGACTGAAGGCATAGTCCCTGCCCCGGAGTCCTCTCATGCTATCCGCTGCGCAATAGACGAAGCCCTCAAATGCAAACAAACCGGGGAAGAAAAAACAATCCTCTTCAACCTCAGCGGGCACGGGCATTTCGACATGACATCCTATGACAAATACTTCAACAAAGAACTCTCCTGA
- a CDS encoding DUF1699 family protein: MKIRVVSTGNEILSLNPNEKVVHLAFRPSNKDVFLLVETCPKLEVIQLPKSYRRTVSRAIEMFLEMQKVELLEGDVWGHRKDINEYFIIPPSVISKIRSMKAEGTPAERIVEKIAQESKLNPKMVSYIMSRKDLE, translated from the coding sequence ATGAAAATAAGAGTTGTTAGTACAGGAAATGAAATTCTATCACTGAATCCTAATGAGAAGGTTGTTCACCTTGCATTCAGGCCATCAAATAAAGATGTTTTTCTGCTTGTTGAGACCTGTCCAAAACTGGAGGTGATCCAGCTTCCAAAATCATATAGAAGGACAGTCTCGAGAGCTATAGAGATGTTTCTGGAAATGCAAAAGGTTGAGCTCCTTGAAGGGGACGTATGGGGGCACAGGAAAGATATTAACGAGTACTTTATTATTCCTCCTTCCGTAATTTCAAAAATAAGAAGCATGAAGGCTGAAGGCACTCCCGCTGAAAGAATTGTCGAGAAGATAGCACAGGAGAGCAAGCTTAATCCTAAAATGGTTTCTTACATTATGAGCAGGAAGGATTTAGAGTAA
- a CDS encoding DUF1699 family protein: MKIRVVSSREEIPTLKPNEKVIHLAFRPSNRDVFMLAETCPKIEAIQLPKSYRRTVSKSIEMFLEMQKINLLEGDVWGHRKDINEYYNVSQNILEKIQELKADRFSNEAIAEKLSRESKLNSDMILYILSKKVVD; encoded by the coding sequence ATGAAAATCAGAGTAGTTAGTTCACGGGAGGAAATTCCTACCCTAAAGCCGAATGAGAAGGTTATCCACCTTGCTTTTAGACCATCTAACAGGGACGTATTTATGCTTGCGGAGACATGTCCGAAAATTGAAGCGATACAGCTTCCTAAATCTTACAGAAGGACTGTTTCCAAGTCAATTGAGATGTTCCTGGAGATGCAGAAGATAAATCTTCTGGAAGGAGATGTTTGGGGGCACAGAAAAGATATAAATGAATATTACAATGTCTCTCAGAATATTCTGGAGAAGATTCAGGAATTAAAAGCCGATCGCTTCTCCAATGAGGCTATTGCCGAAAAGCTCTCAAGGGAAAGCAAACTGAACTCGGACATGATTCTTTATATCCTGAGCAAGAAAGTTGTGGATTAA
- the hisD gene encoding histidinol dehydrogenase — translation MIMMLFKKLSDVSETEMQKLLSRGSGLEDVVKTVSAVLLDVRTKGDAALREYTAKFDKVELENFEVSEEEFEKALSSISPELLDHLKSAAENIRAFHEAQLPETTWFMELKPGIVLGQKATPLESVGAYAPGGRASYPSTVLMTVIPARVAGVEQVIVCTPPRQDGSVHPLTLTAAKIAGADKVFKLGGVQAIGAMAYGTETVPKVDKIVGPGNVFVTSAKMQIRDVAEIDFPAGPSEVLIIADGSADAVMVASDIIAQAEHDPSAVSILITGSDTLAEAVKREVLIQAEQAARSSIVKASLENAAILTADSLEQCIGFSNKFAPEHLEIMVSDPDLVLDKIKNAGSIFVGNYAPVPVGDYASGTNHVLPTSGYAKLYSGLNINHFIKYSSIQKISKSGLESLKETIIALAEEEGLQAHADAIRTRFGYKPCK, via the coding sequence ATGATCATGATGTTATTCAAAAAATTGTCTGATGTTTCGGAAACTGAAATGCAGAAATTGCTCTCCCGGGGATCCGGGCTTGAGGATGTAGTGAAAACGGTTTCAGCCGTGCTTCTGGACGTGCGCACTAAAGGAGATGCCGCGCTCAGGGAATATACGGCTAAATTCGATAAAGTCGAGCTTGAAAACTTTGAGGTTAGCGAAGAAGAGTTTGAAAAGGCTCTTTCCAGCATAAGTCCCGAACTCCTGGATCACCTTAAGTCCGCAGCCGAAAATATAAGAGCTTTCCATGAGGCTCAGCTTCCGGAAACTACCTGGTTTATGGAGCTAAAACCAGGGATTGTGCTGGGTCAAAAGGCAACGCCGCTGGAAAGTGTGGGTGCGTATGCCCCTGGAGGACGAGCCTCCTATCCTTCAACCGTCCTCATGACTGTAATCCCTGCCAGGGTTGCAGGCGTTGAACAGGTCATAGTTTGTACGCCACCTAGGCAGGATGGCTCTGTACACCCGCTTACGCTTACTGCTGCAAAGATTGCAGGAGCGGATAAAGTTTTCAAACTCGGCGGCGTGCAGGCTATTGGGGCAATGGCTTATGGGACTGAAACAGTTCCGAAGGTGGACAAAATCGTAGGACCTGGAAATGTTTTTGTCACATCTGCCAAAATGCAGATCAGGGATGTTGCAGAGATTGACTTCCCGGCAGGCCCAAGCGAGGTTCTCATTATTGCAGACGGGTCGGCAGATGCCGTTATGGTCGCATCGGATATTATAGCTCAAGCTGAACATGATCCAAGTGCGGTCTCGATACTCATCACAGGTTCGGATACTCTGGCAGAAGCTGTAAAAAGAGAAGTGCTTATTCAGGCTGAACAGGCTGCAAGAAGCAGTATTGTAAAAGCTTCTCTTGAAAATGCTGCAATTCTCACGGCAGATTCCCTGGAACAATGTATTGGCTTCAGCAATAAGTTTGCTCCCGAACACCTTGAGATTATGGTTTCGGATCCGGATCTCGTACTTGATAAAATTAAAAATGCAGGATCAATTTTTGTAGGAAACTATGCTCCCGTTCCTGTGGGGGATTATGCCTCAGGGACCAATCACGTACTCCCCACGTCCGGATACGCGAAACTTTACTCAGGTTTGAATATTAATCACTTCATTAAGTACTCGAGTATTCAGAAAATCAGCAAGAGTGGGCTTGAAAGTCTGAAAGAAACTATAATCGCATTAGCCGAGGAGGAAGGTCTACAGGCACATGCTGATGCTATTAGAACTCGCTTTGGGTACAAACCTTGTAAATAA
- a CDS encoding ATP-dependent DNA helicase: protein MKIESLDLPDEVKQFYLDSGILELYPPQAEAVEKGLLEGRNLLAAIPTASGKTLLAELAMLKSILSGGKALYIVPLRALASEKFRRFQEFSKLGIRVGISTGDYDLRDEGLGVNDIIVATSEKTDSLLRNETVWMQEISVVVADEVHLIDSPDRGPTLEITLAKLRKMNPSCQILALSATIGNADELAAWLEAGLVLSEWRPTELREGVFFNRTFYCKDREKPVEQSTKDEAVNLVLDTLREDGQCLVFESSRKNCMAFAKKASSAIKKILSEEDREALAEIADEILENSETDTSTALAACIRSGTAFHHAGLTAPLRELVEDGFRAGKIKLISSTPTLAAGLNLPARRVIIRSYRRYSSEDGMQPIPVLEYKQMAGRAGRPRLDPYGEAVLVAKSYEEFVFLFKNYIEADAEDIWSKLGTENALRTHVLSTISNGFARTKEELMEFLEATFFAFQYSNFGLSTVVEECLNFLRQEEMLEKTDTLTSTNFGKLVSRLYIDPLSAARIAKGLKEAETLTELTLLHLVCSTPDMRLLYMRNQDYQDINDYVIAHADEFVKVPSPFNVTEYEWFLGEVKTSLLLVDWVHEKSENEICLKFGIGEGDIHAIADIAKWLMHVTAQLAKLLELKGAKEAAELEKRIHYGASPELMDLLDIRGIGRVRARKLYEADFRSSAELAGADPVKVAALLGPKIADRIFKQIGRREASPGIAEPKLPEKSPSSGQKTINDY from the coding sequence ATGAAGATAGAAAGTCTCGATCTGCCCGATGAAGTAAAACAGTTTTATCTAGACTCCGGGATTCTCGAACTTTATCCTCCTCAAGCTGAAGCTGTGGAAAAAGGGCTGCTTGAAGGAAGAAACCTGCTTGCTGCGATCCCTACGGCTTCAGGGAAGACTCTCCTTGCAGAGCTTGCAATGTTGAAATCCATTCTTAGTGGAGGAAAGGCTCTCTACATTGTGCCCCTTAGAGCTCTGGCTTCCGAAAAATTCAGAAGGTTCCAGGAGTTTTCGAAACTTGGAATCAGAGTAGGGATCTCTACAGGGGACTATGACTTGCGGGATGAAGGGCTCGGGGTAAATGACATTATAGTTGCGACCTCTGAGAAAACCGACTCATTGCTCAGGAATGAGACAGTCTGGATGCAAGAAATTTCCGTGGTTGTGGCCGATGAAGTACATCTTATCGATTCTCCGGATAGGGGCCCCACGCTTGAGATTACCCTTGCAAAACTTCGGAAAATGAACCCTTCCTGTCAAATCCTGGCGCTATCTGCAACTATCGGAAACGCTGACGAACTTGCAGCCTGGCTGGAAGCCGGGCTTGTATTAAGCGAATGGAGACCTACCGAGCTTCGGGAAGGGGTATTCTTTAACAGGACTTTTTATTGCAAAGATAGGGAAAAGCCTGTTGAGCAGTCCACAAAAGACGAAGCCGTTAATCTTGTGCTGGATACTCTCAGAGAAGATGGGCAGTGTCTCGTTTTTGAAAGCAGCAGAAAAAACTGCATGGCTTTCGCAAAAAAAGCGTCTTCAGCTATTAAAAAAATCCTCTCTGAAGAAGACAGGGAAGCTCTGGCAGAAATTGCAGACGAAATTCTGGAAAACAGTGAAACCGATACCTCGACAGCTCTTGCAGCTTGCATCCGTTCAGGCACAGCTTTTCACCATGCGGGGCTTACCGCACCTTTAAGGGAACTTGTTGAGGATGGTTTCAGGGCTGGAAAGATAAAACTGATTTCAAGCACTCCTACTCTAGCAGCCGGGCTCAACCTGCCTGCACGGCGCGTAATCATCCGAAGTTACCGACGCTATTCCTCTGAAGATGGGATGCAGCCTATTCCTGTACTTGAGTACAAACAGATGGCAGGCAGAGCAGGCAGGCCGAGGCTTGACCCCTATGGAGAAGCCGTGCTTGTTGCAAAATCATATGAGGAGTTTGTTTTCCTCTTTAAGAACTATATCGAAGCTGATGCCGAAGATATCTGGTCCAAGCTAGGAACCGAAAATGCCCTCAGGACGCATGTGCTTTCTACAATTTCCAATGGTTTTGCGCGGACAAAAGAAGAACTCATGGAGTTTCTGGAGGCGACCTTTTTCGCTTTTCAGTACTCGAATTTCGGGCTTTCTACGGTTGTGGAGGAATGCCTGAACTTTTTGCGTCAGGAAGAGATGCTTGAGAAAACCGACACCCTTACTTCTACAAATTTCGGGAAACTTGTCTCAAGGCTCTATATTGATCCTCTCTCAGCCGCTCGAATTGCAAAGGGCCTTAAAGAAGCAGAGACCCTGACCGAACTCACCCTGCTTCATCTAGTGTGCAGCACGCCTGATATGCGCCTGCTTTATATGCGGAATCAGGACTATCAGGACATCAATGATTATGTAATTGCTCATGCAGACGAGTTCGTAAAGGTGCCTAGCCCCTTTAATGTTACGGAATATGAGTGGTTCCTGGGAGAAGTCAAGACTTCCCTTCTTCTGGTTGACTGGGTACATGAAAAATCCGAAAATGAAATCTGCTTAAAGTTCGGTATAGGGGAAGGAGACATCCATGCAATTGCAGATATTGCAAAATGGCTAATGCATGTCACGGCCCAGCTTGCAAAGCTCCTTGAACTCAAAGGGGCAAAAGAGGCCGCAGAACTGGAAAAAAGAATCCATTATGGAGCATCTCCCGAACTTATGGATCTGCTTGATATAAGAGGCATAGGACGCGTGAGGGCAAGGAAACTTTACGAGGCAGATTTCAGGTCTTCAGCAGAGCTTGCTGGGGCTGACCCCGTGAAAGTGGCTGCGCTTCTGGGGCCGAAGATCGCAGATAGGATTTTTAAGCAGATCGGCAGAAGAGAGGCGTCCCCTGGAATTGCTGAGCCCAAACTTCCTGAGAAAAGTCCTTCTTCGGGGCAAAAAACGATCAATGATTATTGA
- a CDS encoding ribosome biogenesis/translation initiation ATPase RLI, whose product MRIAILNKDRCQPRRCSKECEKYCPRVRTGDETIVFEEGGKPVISEELCVGCGICVNKCPFKAIMIIGLPEALKEPTHRYGPNGFALFGLPVPRVGKVTGILGPNGIGKSTSVQILSGALIPNFGQEKGDWDTVLEHYAGTALYDYFKAVVDGKVRVSQKPQYVDLIPKAFKGKTSELLGKTDERGILDELIDYLDLKSVVDRKISELSGGELQRVAIAACAAKDAQFYFFDEISPYLDIYQRINVARLIQRISKERSVLVVEHDLAILDMLTDVIHIAYGEPAAFGVVTLPKSVRVGINQYLKGYLPEENIRIRPEAIKFEVHPPREDYQLRSMVTFGSFSKKFGDGFALKAAGGSLREGEVLGIVGPNGIGKSTFVKILAGEVKPDEGDPGIDVKISYKPQYIKADTSVRVQDFLRGISKQFGTSYYEVEIANPLQLDRIYDSLLTDLSGGELQRVAIAACLSQEADLYILDEPSAHLDVEQRSMVTKVINRFAESNQKTALVVDHDIYMIDMLSQRLMVFEGKPSVYGEAHGPFSMEDGMNRFLKNLGITFRRDEETRRPRVNNLGSRLDREQKESGNYYYSAGS is encoded by the coding sequence ATGAGAATAGCTATACTTAATAAAGATAGATGTCAGCCCAGACGGTGCAGCAAGGAGTGCGAGAAATATTGCCCGAGGGTCCGGACAGGGGATGAGACAATTGTTTTTGAGGAAGGCGGAAAACCCGTCATTTCCGAAGAACTCTGTGTAGGTTGCGGAATTTGTGTGAATAAATGTCCTTTTAAGGCCATTATGATTATAGGGCTTCCTGAGGCTCTGAAAGAGCCAACCCACAGGTATGGGCCGAATGGTTTTGCCCTCTTTGGGCTGCCTGTGCCCAGGGTAGGAAAAGTAACAGGGATTCTCGGACCTAATGGTATAGGGAAAAGTACATCCGTACAGATTCTCTCAGGAGCTTTGATCCCTAACTTCGGACAAGAAAAAGGCGACTGGGATACCGTGCTTGAACACTATGCCGGAACTGCGCTTTACGACTATTTCAAAGCTGTTGTGGACGGGAAGGTCCGGGTTTCCCAAAAGCCCCAGTATGTGGATCTTATCCCTAAAGCCTTCAAAGGAAAAACCTCAGAACTGCTTGGAAAAACCGATGAAAGAGGCATACTTGATGAACTTATAGACTATCTTGACTTAAAAAGCGTAGTCGACAGGAAGATTTCAGAATTGAGCGGCGGAGAACTACAACGCGTGGCAATTGCAGCCTGTGCGGCAAAGGATGCCCAGTTCTATTTTTTTGACGAGATCAGCCCCTACCTTGACATCTACCAGAGGATTAACGTTGCACGCCTTATCCAGAGAATCTCAAAGGAGAGGTCAGTACTTGTGGTAGAACACGACCTTGCAATCCTAGATATGCTTACCGATGTAATTCACATTGCTTATGGAGAACCAGCAGCCTTCGGTGTGGTCACTCTCCCAAAGAGTGTACGTGTGGGGATCAATCAGTACCTTAAAGGCTACCTCCCTGAAGAAAATATACGAATCCGGCCTGAGGCCATTAAATTTGAAGTCCATCCCCCGAGAGAAGATTACCAGTTAAGGTCAATGGTTACGTTTGGCAGTTTTTCAAAGAAATTCGGTGATGGCTTCGCCCTGAAAGCTGCAGGCGGCAGCCTTCGGGAAGGTGAGGTGCTTGGAATAGTGGGCCCGAATGGTATAGGTAAGTCTACCTTTGTAAAAATCCTTGCAGGAGAAGTCAAACCTGATGAGGGAGATCCCGGCATAGATGTCAAGATCTCTTACAAGCCGCAGTACATTAAAGCCGATACCTCTGTGCGCGTACAGGACTTCCTGCGCGGGATCTCAAAGCAGTTCGGAACTAGTTACTATGAGGTAGAGATAGCGAACCCTCTCCAGCTTGATAGGATCTATGACAGCTTGCTTACGGACCTCAGCGGTGGAGAGCTGCAAAGGGTTGCGATTGCAGCCTGTCTTTCTCAGGAAGCCGACCTCTATATTCTGGACGAACCCAGTGCCCATCTGGACGTGGAACAGCGTTCCATGGTTACTAAGGTCATTAACCGTTTTGCCGAGAGCAACCAGAAGACAGCTCTTGTCGTAGACCACGACATCTATATGATAGATATGTTGAGCCAGCGCCTCATGGTTTTTGAAGGCAAGCCGTCTGTATACGGTGAAGCGCATGGTCCATTCAGCATGGAAGACGGTATGAACAGATTCCTGAAAAATCTGGGGATAACCTTTCGCCGGGATGAGGAAACAAGGCGCCCGCGTGTAAATAATCTCGGTTCAAGGCTTGACCGGGAACAGAAGGAAAGTGGAAATTACTACTACTCGGCTGGTAGTTAA
- a CDS encoding EMC6-like membrane protein gives MSKQNPKSKYRKEPAKVTGRAAEGSVAKVETPEKKSFIKERTPEEKQKEHRDGIIKTIVAAVLGTIAGVICFRLYGTGEDRQWYAILMIVIGLTYFIQKFIYPQINIDIKEFKFKDWFYVEFIILDFFLVTWTLLLN, from the coding sequence TTGAGTAAGCAAAACCCTAAGTCAAAGTACAGAAAGGAACCCGCAAAAGTTACAGGACGTGCTGCAGAAGGGTCTGTAGCTAAGGTTGAGACTCCGGAAAAGAAGAGTTTTATTAAGGAAAGGACGCCTGAAGAAAAGCAAAAGGAACACAGGGACGGAATCATAAAAACTATAGTAGCCGCAGTACTTGGCACAATCGCAGGAGTTATATGTTTCCGCCTTTATGGGACCGGAGAAGATAGGCAATGGTATGCAATACTTATGATTGTTATCGGGCTTACATATTTCATACAGAAGTTCATCTATCCCCAAATCAATATCGACATAAAAGAGTTCAAATTCAAGGACTGGTTCTACGTAGAGTTTATAATTCTTGATTTCTTCCTTGTTACCTGGACTCTACTCCTGAATTAA
- a CDS encoding MBL fold metallo-hydrolase, whose amino-acid sequence MISKKLIDLGVLVLRQRNSRGTFKPHVSLRFRDNAGDLRTFSIDTTRTPGKHLQPDAYLITHAHSDHHGKSAMLSPNAVCSEKTAMALEIRHDRKFAGSMFRLGNEIDIEGTKVKTFPTEHTAGATAFYWENEVGTRILVTGDVKDASGLPPCDVLITEANYGDPADPACHFADDLEGMKSALFENGPVAFGAYEFGKAQRAVKLIRGFGYDGAIRMEARARALTRSMLENAGELAGLDSKDGVFVVAPWDLDKLPWNMKKYVLSCRMDYPYPIIRISDHLDACGLENMVRRLSPEVTLVYHPGGHRPSKFSKHLNSIGIDSISIDQIGNVLSNGFI is encoded by the coding sequence GTGATTTCTAAAAAATTGATTGATCTTGGTGTGCTGGTGCTCAGGCAGCGTAATTCGCGCGGAACTTTTAAACCACATGTTTCTCTCCGGTTCAGGGATAATGCCGGGGATTTGCGCACCTTTTCCATTGACACTACCCGCACGCCTGGAAAGCATCTCCAACCCGATGCCTATCTTATTACCCATGCCCACTCTGACCATCACGGAAAATCGGCTATGCTCTCCCCCAATGCCGTATGTTCGGAAAAAACCGCAATGGCGCTTGAAATCAGGCATGACAGGAAATTTGCGGGCAGTATGTTCAGGCTCGGGAATGAAATCGATATAGAGGGTACAAAAGTAAAGACCTTCCCTACGGAGCATACGGCAGGTGCAACGGCTTTTTACTGGGAAAACGAAGTAGGGACAAGGATTCTGGTTACAGGGGACGTGAAAGATGCAAGCGGGCTTCCTCCCTGTGACGTCCTTATTACTGAGGCTAACTATGGCGATCCTGCCGATCCTGCCTGCCATTTTGCAGATGACCTCGAAGGCATGAAATCTGCACTTTTTGAAAATGGTCCGGTTGCCTTTGGGGCATATGAATTCGGAAAGGCCCAGCGCGCAGTCAAACTCATAAGAGGCTTCGGATATGACGGTGCAATCCGCATGGAGGCCAGGGCAAGGGCTCTTACCCGCAGCATGCTTGAGAATGCCGGGGAGCTTGCAGGACTTGATTCCAAAGATGGAGTTTTTGTTGTTGCTCCCTGGGACCTTGACAAACTTCCCTGGAATATGAAAAAATATGTACTCAGCTGCCGCATGGACTACCCCTATCCAATAATACGGATAAGCGACCATCTTGACGCCTGCGGGCTTGAGAACATGGTCAGGAGACTTTCGCCTGAAGTCACGCTTGTCTATCACCCGGGAGGGCACAGACCTTCAAAATTTTCAAAACATTTAAATTCAATAGGAATCGATTCGATATCCATAGATCAGATCGGTAACGTTTTAAGCAATGGATTTATTTAA
- a CDS encoding DUF1699 family protein, translated as MRIRVVSSREEIFTLNPNERVVHLAFRPSNKDIFALVETCPRLEVIQLPKSYMATVSKSIEMFLQMQRIQLIEGDVWGHRKDINEYYTIPSSVTEKIREMRIEGKSTEDIEARISRENKLNPGLVAYIITKEVSI; from the coding sequence ATGAGAATCCGAGTGGTTAGTTCTAGGGAAGAAATCTTTACACTTAACCCTAATGAGCGTGTTGTTCACCTGGCTTTCAGGCCGTCGAACAAGGATATTTTTGCACTTGTCGAAACTTGCCCGAGGCTTGAGGTAATTCAATTACCCAAATCCTATATGGCTACGGTTTCAAAATCTATAGAAATGTTCCTTCAGATGCAGAGAATCCAGCTCATCGAAGGTGATGTATGGGGTCACAGAAAAGATATAAATGAATATTACACCATTCCATCCTCAGTTACTGAGAAAATAAGAGAGATGAGAATCGAAGGTAAATCCACGGAGGATATTGAAGCAAGGATTTCAAGGGAAAATAAGCTTAATCCCGGATTGGTCGCTTATATCATTACTAAAGAAGTTTCTATATGA
- the trxA gene encoding thioredoxin, translated as MKPILLDFSATWCGPCRMQKPILEELEKKYGDKVEFKVIDVDENQEMASKYGIHAVPTLIIQKDGTEVKRFMGVTQGSVLASELDKLL; from the coding sequence ATGAAGCCGATATTATTGGACTTTTCAGCAACATGGTGTGGACCTTGCAGGATGCAAAAACCGATTCTTGAAGAGCTCGAGAAGAAGTACGGGGATAAGGTTGAGTTCAAGGTTATCGATGTAGACGAAAACCAGGAAATGGCCTCCAAATATGGCATACATGCCGTCCCGACTCTGATCATTCAGAAAGACGGGACCGAAGTAAAGCGCTTTATGGGGGTAACCCAGGGCAGCGTGCTTGCGTCGGAGCTAGATAAGCTCCTCTGA
- the cofE gene encoding coenzyme F420-0:L-glutamate ligase: protein MSSENASIQMFGIKTPIIREGDDIVQILEKALEESGLVPVDGDIFVLAESAVGTAEGREVKLADITPCRRAKELGDQYGIDPREMELVLQECDEIFGGVPGAALTITKGVLAPNAGIDASNSPEGYVTLLPEDPRKSSENIRHRLEQRYSCRLGVIIGDSRTQPLRLGCSGIALGVSGFVPVEDARGTNDIYGKPLRITYKAVADNLVSAAELIMGEAGERVPCVLVRGAPVSMVNESPEMPTISMEGCMYFGNVIRGRADNKCTGKND, encoded by the coding sequence ATGAGCTCAGAAAACGCTTCCATCCAGATGTTCGGGATTAAGACCCCTATTATCCGCGAAGGGGATGATATAGTACAGATTCTAGAAAAGGCTCTGGAGGAATCAGGCCTTGTTCCTGTTGATGGGGATATTTTCGTGCTTGCCGAATCTGCGGTTGGCACTGCAGAAGGAAGAGAAGTCAAGCTTGCAGATATCACTCCATGTAGAAGGGCAAAGGAACTTGGGGACCAATATGGTATAGACCCCAGGGAAATGGAACTTGTGCTTCAGGAATGCGATGAGATTTTTGGGGGCGTGCCAGGCGCTGCCCTTACAATTACAAAAGGTGTTCTGGCTCCTAATGCAGGTATCGATGCTTCCAATTCCCCTGAAGGCTATGTAACCCTGCTTCCCGAAGACCCGCGAAAAAGTTCCGAAAACATCAGGCACAGGCTTGAGCAGCGTTACTCCTGCAGGCTTGGAGTAATCATAGGGGATAGCAGGACCCAACCTCTCAGGCTTGGTTGCTCGGGAATCGCGCTTGGAGTCTCAGGTTTTGTTCCTGTAGAAGACGCTCGCGGAACCAATGACATTTATGGGAAACCTCTCCGTATTACTTATAAGGCTGTAGCAGATAACCTTGTCTCGGCTGCAGAACTTATTATGGGAGAAGCCGGAGAAAGAGTGCCCTGCGTGCTTGTTAGGGGTGCTCCTGTGAGTATGGTAAATGAGTCTCCGGAAATGCCAACTATCTCTATGGAAGGTTGCATGTATTTCGGCAATGTTATTAGAGGCAGAGCCGATAATAAATGTACTGGAAAAAACGACTGA